A stretch of DNA from Paenibacillus sp. FSL W8-0186:
AAAGGCCGACTTCCCGAACCAGATGGCGGAAGCCGCGGATCATAGTCAGGGTGCTGCCCGCAAGCGTATTATCACTGTCTTTAAGGGTACATACATTGTCCTTAACGACAACAGGAAGGTCACCAAGCATATATTCGCCGTCCCCAAGCCCTGCCGCAGACATGGCATCGGTGATCAAAATCAGATTGTTGTCGTTCTTCACCTGAGCCAGAAGACGGATGGCTGCATGGTGCACATGAATGCCGTCAGCGATAATTTCCGCACTGATCCCGGGAGTGCTCAAGACAGCACCGGCCGTACCCGGTTTGCGGTGATGAAGCGGAGTCATCGCATTGAAGGTATGGACGGCATGATGCAGCCCGACCTGGACGGCCGCCATAATCTCTTCGTAAGTGGCATCAGTATGGCCCGCCGCTGCGACGATGCCCTCTTTGCGAAGGTATCGGGTCAGCTCCAGCGCTCCTTCTCTTTCCGGGGCAAAGGTTACCTGTTTGATTAGGCCAGGGTATTTATTGTTCCACGCTTCCACCCAGGAACGGTTAGGGGGCACGATATGTGAAGGATTTTGGGCACCGGGCCATTTTGGGCTGATAAAGGGGCCTTCCAGATGAACGCCTGCCAGCTGAGCATATGGCATGTCTTTTGACATATACTCGTTTACTTTCTCAAGCACTTCATCAATCACAGCTTGCGGCATCGTCATCGTCGTAGCAAGCATTGATGTCGTGCCTTGGCTGCAGTGCAGCTTCGTAATCGCGTCGAAGGCTTTCTTGCTGGGAATGGAGAAATCCTCCAGCATGCCACCGTGAACATGAATATCGATAAATCCTGGCAACACGTAGCTTCCTTCAGCATCAACCTTGGATGCCGAAGCCGGAGAATCCGAAGGCATTCCTGATGTCGAGCCCACGTATGCAATTAAGCCTTCCTCTACGACCACCGCGCCGTCGTGTATTATGCCTTTTGGCGTAACGACTTCGGCGTGAGTGATTTGAAAACTCCGGTTCGAGGCAGTCATGGTTATAGCAACCTCCCGGCATCTTGGTCGACGATGACGACGACGTTTGGATGAAGCTGCAGGAGGGAGGCAGGACATTGCGTTGTTACAGGGCCCTTAAGTGCTTTAGCCACGATTTCAGCTTTGTCTGCTCCTTTAGCCATCAGCAGAATTTGCTTCGCCTTCAGAATGGAGCCGATGCCCATCGTAATCGCATGAGTTGGCACTTCGTCGATGGAGTTGAAGTAACGCGCATTAGCTTTGCGGGTAACCTCGTCCAGCTCGACAACATGTGTCGCAGCCTTCAATTCGTCTGCGGGTTCGTTGAAGCCGATATGGCCGTTGTGGCCAAGGCCAAGAAGCTGCAAATCGATTTGTCCTGCTTGCTCTAGAAGCTGGGTATATTCCTCTGCGGCTTTATGCCCATCACCGGATACGCCTGATGGCACATGCGTATTGTTCAAATCGATGTCTACATGATTGAACAATTTCTCGTTCATGAATCTGCGGTAGCTTTCTGAGTGATCCTCCGCAAGGCCGATATACTCATCCAGGTTGTAGCTGCGGACTTCCTTGAAGCTGACCAGCCCTTGCTTGTGAAGCTCAATCAGATGCTGGTATACTCCGACAGGAGTCCCGCCAGTAGCCAGTCCTAATGCAGCCCGTGGATTCGTTTGCAGCAGGCTTGCAATAATTCCTGCTCCGGTCTCATTGAATTGCTGTTCATTGTTTACTTTAATGATATTAAACATATTATTCGCCTCCTGTACTTTTGCGATAAATTTGAACGTTCTGGTATGAATTTTTCAGTTTGGGCGTATATTCCGTAAATTCCAGACTTACCATTCCCGTGAATAGGATATCAATGACATGCAGTTGGGCAATTCTTGAAGCCATATCTCCCCGGCGCATTCCTTCCTCCAGCGAAGAAGAGAACAGCGATATGTCAGCCAGGGATGCAAGGGTGCTGCTCCCGTATTGGGTTAACGAAAGGGTGATCGCACCGCTGTCTTTGGCACAGCGCAGCGCATCTATCGTCTCCGGCGTTTCTCCAGAATAGGAGATTGCCATTGCCGCATCGCCTTCGCTTAAGCTGGATGCCGAAGTGATCTGCATGTGTGAATCCGCAAACGCAGTACAATTTTTGCCGATCCGAATAAGCTTCTGGTAGAAATCCTGCG
This window harbors:
- the nagA gene encoding N-acetylglucosamine-6-phosphate deacetylase; its protein translation is MTASNRSFQITHAEVVTPKGIIHDGAVVVEEGLIAYVGSTSGMPSDSPASASKVDAEGSYVLPGFIDIHVHGGMLEDFSIPSKKAFDAITKLHCSQGTTSMLATTMTMPQAVIDEVLEKVNEYMSKDMPYAQLAGVHLEGPFISPKWPGAQNPSHIVPPNRSWVEAWNNKYPGLIKQVTFAPEREGALELTRYLRKEGIVAAAGHTDATYEEIMAAVQVGLHHAVHTFNAMTPLHHRKPGTAGAVLSTPGISAEIIADGIHVHHAAIRLLAQVKNDNNLILITDAMSAAGLGDGEYMLGDLPVVVKDNVCTLKDSDNTLAGSTLTMIRGFRHLVREVGLSIERASEAASLNPAKLIRIDHFTGSIETGKQADLLLVDPDLNLQDTWVKGRKFEV
- the nagB gene encoding glucosamine-6-phosphate deaminase, coding for MFNIIKVNNEQQFNETGAGIIASLLQTNPRAALGLATGGTPVGVYQHLIELHKQGLVSFKEVRSYNLDEYIGLAEDHSESYRRFMNEKLFNHVDIDLNNTHVPSGVSGDGHKAAEEYTQLLEQAGQIDLQLLGLGHNGHIGFNEPADELKAATHVVELDEVTRKANARYFNSIDEVPTHAITMGIGSILKAKQILLMAKGADKAEIVAKALKGPVTTQCPASLLQLHPNVVVIVDQDAGRLL
- a CDS encoding MurR/RpiR family transcriptional regulator; this translates as MSTQLNSLPPQERRLAEHILNAPSSVIHMGITDLAEECGISPSTVTRFCKSFHFKGFPDFKMKLAFELAHKPSESHYQDIIAGNDLHRIVQAMEANHLASITDTTRLLNISQLQKAVEILCRAKRIDLYGVATSSVIAQDFYQKLIRIGKNCTAFADSHMQITSASSLSEGDAAMAISYSGETPETIDALRCAKDSGAITLSLTQYGSSTLASLADISLFSSSLEEGMRRGDMASRIAQLHVIDILFTGMVSLEFTEYTPKLKNSYQNVQIYRKSTGGE